The following is a genomic window from Methanoplanus sp. FWC-SCC4.
CCTTTTCTCCTGCCTCAACTATTTTCCCGGGATATGTGCAGGTAATCTCAACATTGTTAGAAGTATATCCTGCCAGAACAGGTGAGCAGACAAAAAGGCCTGCCAGAAGCAGTGCCAAAAATGTATTGATATATTTTTTCAATTAATTCACCTCACATCAAGTCTCATGAAGCGGACATAAGCCATTCCAAAGAAGACTGCCGGAATTGCAATTAGAGCAATTATGTTCTTGAATATATCCCCTAATATTTCAAGAAGGCCGGGTTTTTCCCGACTCATGTCTCCAAAATTCATACCTTCACCGGAGTACATGATCTCGTTCTTATTCTGATACCATTCAGGATGTGTGATATAGTTTGATATATACTGGAAATTGTTAGTCGGTGAGAGCAGATTAATAAAGTCCATCACACCCTGTCTTTTATTCCAGTAATCATTGATCTCCTGTTCGTATCTCTTCCACTCGTCGCTTTCAAAAGGACTTTCATATGATGCATCCTTTGAGTCACCACTTACGCTCACACTTGTGCTCCCACTTGAACTCATCATCGGCATCATGATGTTGTCCGGATATTCAGGAGGTTTTCCGATAATTAAGTCCATTGTAGGTCCCATTACCAGCATTGGAAGAAGTCCCGATAAAAGAATGAAGACAATCAGGGTATATACGAGTGCATTCCCGCTGTCATTTGCAACCGTTGACATGAAGAGAGATATCGAGAAGTATGAAAATATCATCAGGAATACTGCCGCACCGAATATGAGAATATACATAAACTCATCTGCATTCGGGAGAATTCCAAATATCAAAAGAAGGGCCATCGATATTACAAATGTTATCAAAAGTGCAAGAACAAGAGCCGCAAGACCTCCAAGTGCCTTGCCGTTTATGACTTCATCACGATAAATCGGATGCGAGAGAAGAATTTTCAGCGATTTGCTTTCTTTTTCCTTGGTGATCAGATCAAAACCCATCGCAATACCAAGTATCGCGCCAAGCGTTACAATCAGCATCCCGACATTGCTAAATATCGTCATCACTGTCGGACTGAACATGCCATAATA
Proteins encoded in this region:
- a CDS encoding ABC transporter permease subunit, yielding MKSNGLFVISRKEFRDHLMSRKFLMIFGIILIITIIGMAGGAVSYNEEIKEYNEHQAVAGDKQYSGYYGMFSPTVMTIFSNVGMLIVTLGAILGIAMGFDLITKEKESKSLKILLSHPIYRDEVINGKALGGLAALVLALLITFVISMALLLIFGILPNADEFMYILIFGAAVFLMIFSYFSISLFMSTVANDSGNALVYTLIVFILLSGLLPMLVMGPTMDLIIGKPPEYPDNIMMPMMSSSGSTSVSVSGDSKDASYESPFESDEWKRYEQEINDYWNKRQGVMDFINLLSPTNNFQYISNYITHPEWYQNKNEIMYSGEGMNFGDMSREKPGLLEILGDIFKNIIALIAIPAVFFGMAYVRFMRLDVR